One Candidatus Nitronauta litoralis genomic window, TGGAGAAAATCGAAAAGTCCGGAGGAAAGGCTGTAGTCCTTTAGATGGCAGGAGCGGAAAGTTTCGCTAATATGTTTCGGGTTCCGGAGCTTAAGCGCCGGATCTTTTTTACCCTGGGCATGCTGGTGGTTTACCGGATCGGGGCGCATATCCCCACGCCGGGAATCGACGGGGTGGCTCTTGCGGAGTTGTTTGAGCAGGCGAAAAACACGATTCTGGGGTTTTTCGACATGTTCTCCGGAGGCGCGCTCAGCCGGTTGACGATTTTTGCGCTGGGCATCATGCCCTACATCACGTCTTCCATTATCCTCCAGTTGCTGACCATTGTGTCGCCGCACCTTGAGAGGTTGAAGAAGGAAGGCGAGCAGGGCCAGAAAAAAATAACGCAGTACACACGCTATGGCACCATCGGAATTGGACTGGTGCAAAGTTCAGGAATCGCCATCGCGCTTGAGGGAATGACCAGCCCGGGTGGTGCATCGGTTGTTATTGAACCCGGAATGGGGTTCCGGCTGATGACTATGTTGACGCTCACCTGTGGCACGGCATTTTTGATGTGGCTCGGTGAGCAGATCAACGAGTTTGGTGTTGGCAACGGCATCTCGCTGATTATCTTTACGGGTATCGTGTCGGGTGTTCCGGCGGCTATTTTACAGTCGATGGATCTGATGGGTACCGGAGAATTGTCTCTCCTCCTGGTTCTCATGCTGCTGGTTCTGATGGCAGCGGTTGTCGGTTTTATCGTGTTTACCGAAGGGGGACAACGGCGGATACCCATCCAGTATGCGAAACGGATGGTGGGTCGGCGCATGGTAGAGGGCAGCAGTCAGCATCTGCCGCTCAAGGTTAACACCGCTGGTGTTATACCGCCGATATTTGCGTCTTCACTCATCATGATGCCGGCATCTCTGGCATCTGTTTACCCGAATGAGTGGACGCAGACTTTTGCTGCCATGTTGACACCGGGTAACACGATTTACAGCCTGATTTTTTGCGGGGCGATCTTTTTCTTCTGTTACTTTTACACCTCGGTTATTTTTAATCCGGTGGATGTGGCGGATAACATGAAGAAAAACGGAGGGTTTGTTCCAGGGATTCGACCCGGTCCGAAAACATCGGACTACATCGACACGATACTGTCGAAGCTGACGTTTTACGGGGCGATTTACCTTTGTTTTGTCTGCATATTGCCGGATTATCTGATAAAATATGCGCAACTTCCGTTTTATTTCGGCGGAACCAGCCTGCTGATTGTCGTTGGCGTTTCCCTGGATACCATGCAGCAGATTGAATCCCATCTCGTAATGCGTAATTACGATGGTTTTATGAAAAAAGGGAAAATCCGCGGACGCCGTGGTTGAGGTCTCCCGGCGAGGCTAGGGTTCGTTGTCGTCGAGGTTGAACATGAAGTTGATCCTGTTGGGGCCTCCGGGTTCGGGAAAAGGGACACAATCGGGTATGCTCCGGGATAAATTTAATATCCCGCAGATTTCAACTGGAGACCTTCTCAGGAAGGCGGTCTCCAGTAAAACCGCGCTAGGTATTAAGGCGCGGGAATACATGGATAAGGGGCATCTGGTTCCGGATGAGCTTGTTCTGGACATGATCCGGGAGCGTTTGCAGCAAGAGGATTGTAAAAACGGTTATGTCCTCGACGGGTTCCCAAGGACTGTGGTGCAGGCAGAAAAGCTCGATGAAATGCTCGCTTCGGTTGGCGAGAAACTGGATGAAGTGATTGATCTTGAAGTTAACCCGGAAGAGATTCTGGTCCGGTTGACGGGGCGCAGAACCTGTCGAAGTTGTAACGCCATGTTTCACGAAACGCTGAAACCGGCAAAGCAGCCAGCTGTTTGTGATCATTGCGGCGGCGAGTTGTACCAGCGGGCCGATGATAACGAAGAGACGGTGATGAACCGGCTCAAGGAATACGAAAATAAAACGGCACCATTAAAAGAATTTTACAGAAAGCAGGGAAATTTGAAATCAGCAAAAGGGAGTGGCTCCATGGATGACATCTTTGATCGTATCTGCTCCCTGGTGTCCTGAGTATGTCTAAAGAAGAAGCCATTGAAGTGGAAGGTACCGTGCTCGAACCTCTGCCCAATGCAATGTTTCAGGTAGAGTTGGAAAACGGACACAAGGTACTGGCGCATATTTCCGGTAAGATGCGACTCCATTTCATTAAAATTCTACCGGGCGATAAGGTGAAGGTTCAGTTGTCACCGTATGATCTGACCCGGGGACGCATCACGTACCGTTACAAGTAAGAAGAGGCAAGCCATGAAAGTAAGAGCATCAGTAAAAAAGATTTGTAATAAATGCAAGGTGATCCGCCGCCGGGGCGTTGTGCGTGTGATCTGCGAAAACCCCAAGCATAAGCAACGCCAGGGATGACGCTTTGCGTCCACTGGCTAAAGCTGAGATGAACAGTTTAAAGGAGATTAATTAAAGTGGCCCGAATTGCAGGCATTGACATTCCCCGTGAAAAGCGGGCGTATATTTCCCTGACTTACATCTACGGGGTCGGGCGCACCCGCTCCGCGAAAATTCTGGGACAGGCTAATATCGATCTCTCCACACGGGTGAAAGACCTGACGGAAGATGAAGTGACCCGTATTCGCCAGATTATCGAAAAGGATTATGAGGTGGAAGGGGATCTCCGGCGAAACACGAACATGAATATGAAGCGTTTGATGGATATCGGTTGTTACCGGGGGTTGCGTCATCGCCGCGGTTTGCCGGCACGCGGCCAGCGTACGCATACGAACGCCCGCACACGCAAAGGTCCCCGCAAGACTGTGGGATCGAAAAAAGGTAAGTAACAACTTAGACCCGAAGGGATAATTGAGTTATGGCGGATAAAGGAAAAGCAGGAAAAAGCGGAAAGAAAAAAAGCAAAACAGCTCCCGAAACCGGAGTTGCTCATATTCGTGCGACCTTCAACAACACCATCGTGACCATCAGTGATTTGTCCGGGAATGTGGTGTCATGGTCCAGTGCGGGAGCACAGGGGTTCAAGGGATCGCGCAAGAGCACCCCGTTTGCAGCGCAGGTTGCGGCTGAAAAAGCTGCGGTAAAAGCAAAGGACATGGGCATGCGCAAACTTGAGGTCCATGTTAAAGGACCTGGTGCCGGTCGGGAATCCGCAATCCGGTCTTTGCAGGCATGCGGGATGGAGGTTTCTGTTATTCGAGATAAAACGCCAATTCCGCACAACGGTTGCCGACCACGAAAACGTCGGCGTGTATAAAGTTTTTCCCGGCGCTTGATCCCCAGGGGGATTTGGGAAGTTGTCGGGCAGAAGTCATCGGGTCCGGGTGGACTCGAAAAAAAAATTAAAGTCGAAACATTTATTTCTCAAGGGAGAGTAATTTTGGCCAGATATACCGGTTCTGTTTGCAGGCTGTGCCGCCGCGAGGGCATCAAGCTTTATCTTAAAAGCGAGCGGTGCGAGACTCCGAAATGCGCAATCGACAAGCGCCCGTATCCGCCAGGTCAACACGGCCAGGGCAGGAGTCGGAGCAAGCCGTCCGAATACGGTATTCAGCTCAGAGAAAAGCAGAAGGTGCGCCGTATCTATGGTGTGCTGGAAGGCCAGTTTCGTAAATATTTTAAAACTGCCGATCGCCGTAAAGGTGTTACCGGTGAGTTGCTGTTGCAACTTCTGGAAACACGGTTGGATAATGTGGTGTACCGGTTGGGTCTTGCCGGTTCACGCAATGCGGCCCGCCAACTGGTGAAGCATCGTTTCTTTACGGTTAATGGAAAGCGTGTCAATGTGCCTTCCTATATCGTGAAGAAAGGTGACACCATCGGGATGGCAAAAGGCAAGAGCGAAAAGGCTCCGATCAAAACTGCGGTTGAAGTCATCAAGGGAAAGACATTGCCTTCATGGCTGGCTTTCGACTCGGATAAAATCGAAGGTCTTATTCAGACGCTGCCGGCACGGGAAGACATCACCTTACCCATTCAGGAGCAGTTGATCGTCGAACTCTACTCAAGGTAATTAGCCCTCAAGCGGGCGCCAAATTTTGGAGCCCGACTCTTTAACGAATCAGGAAATACGACACACCACCACGCCTAGGAGACGCATCCATGATGCAGGGAATCGTTAAGCCAAAACGGCTTGATTTCGATAAAAAATCCCGAACCGATTTTTATGGGAAGTTCACTGCTGGACCTTTTGAAAGAGGTTACGGCATTACTGTAGGAAATTCATTAAGACGAATGTTGCTATCGTCCATCGAAGGATCAGCGGTTATTGGTGCCAAATTCGAGGGCATCTATCATGAGTTCTCCACTATTCCGGGTGTAATTGAGGATGTGAGCGAAATCATCCTCAATTTGAAACAGCTGCACCTCAAGATGGATGGGCAGGATGAGATTAAACGCCTCTACCTGAAAAAGAATGAGGCGGGAGAAGTGACTGGAAAGGATTTTAACTCTGATCCGGATGTGGTCATCATGAACCCGGATCATCATCTGGCCACACTGGATGCGACCGGCAACCTTGAAATGGAAGTCATCGTGACTCGTGGTCGCGGATATGTTCCGGCGGACCGGCATGATCTGGCCAACGAATCGGTACAGATGATTCCTGTCGATGCGTTGTTCTCCCCAATTCACAAAGTGAATTACCTTGTCGAGAAAACCCGCGTTGGCCAGTCTACTGATTTTGATCAATTGGTCATGGAAGTCTGGACCAGTGGAGCCATTTCACCGGAAGATGCGGTGGCCTACGCCGCCAAGATCGTGAAAGATCACATGCAGATCTTCATTAACTTTGATGAAGAGCCGGAACCGGCACAGCCGCAAGTGGACGAGAAAAAACAGAAAACGCTCACCAACCTGTCCAAAAGTGTTGAAGAGCTTGAATTGTCCGTACGTTCATACAACTGTCTCAAGAACGCGAATATCCAGACCATCGCCGAACTGGTACAGAAGGGTGATACGGAAATGCTCAAGACACGGAACTTTGGCCGTAAATCCTTGAACGAGATTAAAGAAATTCTGGAAGAAATGGGACTCGGACTCGGCATGAAGCTGGAGGAGGACGACCTCAAACAAATCTCAGCTCTGCGCAAGAAAAAGGAATTGGAGCCCGAGCCGGTGGAAAAACCCTGAATACTTTTCGGGACTCCATCCATTGTCAACCTGAACTTAAGTTGTAAACGCTATGCGACACCTAAAATCTGGCAGGACACTGGGCCGTACTTCAGCCCACCGCAAGGCACTGTTTCGTAATATGGTCACCTCGCTGATCTTCCACGAACGTATCACCACCACGCTGGCTAAAGCGAAGGAACTGCGCAGCCATGCTGAAAAAACAATCACGCTCGGAAAAAAGGGAACACTTCATGCGCGGCGCCAGGCATTGCGCGTGGTCAAATCCAAAGAGGCGTTCCAGAAATTATTCGGTCCGCTTTCCGAACGTTATGCCGAGCGGAATGGTGGGTACACGCGGATTCTGAAATTGGGGAACCGGCGCGGAGATGATGCTCCAATGGCGATCATTGAGCTGGTCGACCGCGAGGGCGATGCTCCTGTAGAAGAGCCGAAGAAGGGCAAGGGCAAAAAGGCTGAAACCAAAAAGTCGGAGCCAAAGAAAGCCGAAGCTAAAAAGAAGGAAGAAGAGGCACCGAAAAAAGCCGAGTCCAAAGCCAAAGCTAAAAAAGAAGAAGAGCCGAAGGAAGAAAAACCAAAGGCTGATAAAAAAGACGACGCTAAAGAATAAGCGTTCAGAAATAGTATCTAAAAAGCCTCCGGCCCCTCAAGGGTCGGAGGTTTTTTTTTGTTCAATTACCGTTGTTGGGCAGGACGGGTTGCCACTCCTGGTCTTTGGGTTCCGGCAGGGACGGATGGCGCTTTATGCGGTAGTTGGTGTTTTCCTTTATCCAGTCCAGCAGTTCATCATAAGACTTAAAATGCTCGGTGAATCCGTATTCATTTGCCGTGTATTCGCATGATTCAATGCTGTGTTCGCGGCAGATGTAGGGCCGGGTTTCGTAGATGCTGCACTGATTGTTTTCTGTCAGGAATTTGCAACGCGAATCGACCATGATGTACCAGCTGTTGCGCTCAATGTAGAAGGTAACTCCCTTGTGCGCGATTTGCCACAGCAGGGCTTCGTAATCCTTGCGCGACTCCGGTTCATCGATTTCAAATGCGAAGTAGGTGCAGCACTTCGCGGGCATACAGAACTGGCATTGATCCCAGGGTTGTTTTATTTTTGCAGGCATGATGTCTTCCTTGGATTTTTTGGGGTAGGTGATGCGAAGAACGAAATTACAATCGCTATGCTAGTCTGCTCCATCCACTTTGGCAAGTACCTAATCTAAAGAATTCAATCCATTGCACATAAAAATTTTTATGAGTTTAATTAATGGTTGCATCCCAAAGTGATTTCTATATGATTTGGAACGCCGAAAAATATTTTTACTAAGGGTTGGAAAATGAAAAAGGTCCTAATATTTCCAATATTTTTTATTTTGGTTCTCGCTCCAAAAGTATGGTCCAGCTCAAATGAGAAAATGGTTTGTGCTGCTTCGATAAAGCCTGTAGACGGCAATGTAAAAATAATCCAAAAGAACAAATGTGGCGTGCCACCAAAAGCATTGGAATATCTTGAACTCCAATTGGGTCTGAAAGGGAAAAATTTTTATGATCTTGGAGACGACTTATTTTTTTACCGAACAGAAATCCACCAATGGTTGAGCTCATTTCAAGAGTTGACAGAGAATATGGAAAGGGAAAAACCAGGTGGAGAGAAAGTTAATAAAATATTGGACTTGGTTAATAAGGGTGAGTTTAAGGATGCCCTGAAAAATATTGATGTACTAATATCAATGGCATCAAAAAATCCAAAAATACAATCTGTGCATATTTTTAATCGCGGAAAGATCTTGGAATTGGGGTTTAAACCAATAGATGCCTTAGTGGATTATAAAAGAGCATTTTTAAAAAATCCGGACTACTTCCCGAATTTCAAGGCCTTGGTTTCTCTTTTATTGGCTCAGAATAAATTTGCAGAGGCAGAAAATATTTTAAAGCAGGCGTTAATCGAGGGCAACTCTATAAAAGGGCTTTCCCCTATGGATATACACCTGCGACGATCTTTTGTATTGAACGTATTAGGAAACGTTTTTTTATCGACAAACCGTTTAAAGGAAGCGGAAGAGGTTTATTTGGAGGCGCAGCAGAGCTATAAAAAATTTTCAGGTCCGAATTTCTTTTTATTACAGCCCAATAAAAGCGCGACGATGAACAATCTGGGGGTATTGTACAAAGAAAAAAACCAACTTAAAAAAGCAGAAACATATTTTAAAAAGGTTATAAAGCTTAGGAAAAAAGAAGGTAATGAAGTTCAAGGGGGAGAGGGGCTGTCAACTGTGTCTGCCATGTTTAACCTTGGGGACGTTTACTTGAATACCTATAATTTGAAAAATGCTGAGGAAATGTTTTTAAGTGCTTGGGCTATTCAAGAGCATAGTTTCAAAAAAGATGTCCAAGTTTTCAGACATCATATTAAGGACACTCGAAGCCACCTAATTTATTATTATATTGTTTCCAACAGGTTCGGTGAGGCTGAAGCACTGGCCAAAAGATCTTTAAAGGAGTACCAAAAATTTGCGGAAAAGTATATTGAAGCCTATCAGCCTTATATTGCGTCAGTTAGGACGTCATTAGGGGCTGTTTATAAGGCCACCCATCGGCTTCAAGAAGCTGAAGAAATGATCACCAAAGGGTTGGAAACTTTCAAGGCCTTTGGGAAAAAGGATCCGGCCGCTTTTTCTGGTGCGGTGCCGCCTGTTGTTCTTGAGCTTGGAAAAATATTTGTGCAAACCCTGCGTTTCGAAAAAGGGGAAAAATATCTGGTTGAAGCTTTGAAATATTACCGGAGATTATCAAAAGCCAATCCAGATGTGTTTTTGCCCGGAATTGCCAGGACGCAACTCGAAATGGGA contains:
- the secY gene encoding preprotein translocase subunit SecY, whose translation is MAGAESFANMFRVPELKRRIFFTLGMLVVYRIGAHIPTPGIDGVALAELFEQAKNTILGFFDMFSGGALSRLTIFALGIMPYITSSIILQLLTIVSPHLERLKKEGEQGQKKITQYTRYGTIGIGLVQSSGIAIALEGMTSPGGASVVIEPGMGFRLMTMLTLTCGTAFLMWLGEQINEFGVGNGISLIIFTGIVSGVPAAILQSMDLMGTGELSLLLVLMLLVLMAAVVGFIVFTEGGQRRIPIQYAKRMVGRRMVEGSSQHLPLKVNTAGVIPPIFASSLIMMPASLASVYPNEWTQTFAAMLTPGNTIYSLIFCGAIFFFCYFYTSVIFNPVDVADNMKKNGGFVPGIRPGPKTSDYIDTILSKLTFYGAIYLCFVCILPDYLIKYAQLPFYFGGTSLLIVVGVSLDTMQQIESHLVMRNYDGFMKKGKIRGRRG
- a CDS encoding adenylate kinase, with product MKLILLGPPGSGKGTQSGMLRDKFNIPQISTGDLLRKAVSSKTALGIKAREYMDKGHLVPDELVLDMIRERLQQEDCKNGYVLDGFPRTVVQAEKLDEMLASVGEKLDEVIDLEVNPEEILVRLTGRRTCRSCNAMFHETLKPAKQPAVCDHCGGELYQRADDNEETVMNRLKEYENKTAPLKEFYRKQGNLKSAKGSGSMDDIFDRICSLVS
- the infA gene encoding translation initiation factor IF-1 — protein: MSKEEAIEVEGTVLEPLPNAMFQVELENGHKVLAHISGKMRLHFIKILPGDKVKVQLSPYDLTRGRITYRYK
- the rpmJ gene encoding 50S ribosomal protein L36 is translated as MKVRASVKKICNKCKVIRRRGVVRVICENPKHKQRQG
- the rpsM gene encoding 30S ribosomal protein S13, which encodes MARIAGIDIPREKRAYISLTYIYGVGRTRSAKILGQANIDLSTRVKDLTEDEVTRIRQIIEKDYEVEGDLRRNTNMNMKRLMDIGCYRGLRHRRGLPARGQRTHTNARTRKGPRKTVGSKKGK
- the rpsK gene encoding 30S ribosomal protein S11 — protein: MADKGKAGKSGKKKSKTAPETGVAHIRATFNNTIVTISDLSGNVVSWSSAGAQGFKGSRKSTPFAAQVAAEKAAVKAKDMGMRKLEVHVKGPGAGRESAIRSLQACGMEVSVIRDKTPIPHNGCRPRKRRRV
- the rpsD gene encoding 30S ribosomal protein S4, with the translated sequence MARYTGSVCRLCRREGIKLYLKSERCETPKCAIDKRPYPPGQHGQGRSRSKPSEYGIQLREKQKVRRIYGVLEGQFRKYFKTADRRKGVTGELLLQLLETRLDNVVYRLGLAGSRNAARQLVKHRFFTVNGKRVNVPSYIVKKGDTIGMAKGKSEKAPIKTAVEVIKGKTLPSWLAFDSDKIEGLIQTLPAREDITLPIQEQLIVELYSR
- a CDS encoding DNA-directed RNA polymerase subunit alpha translates to MMQGIVKPKRLDFDKKSRTDFYGKFTAGPFERGYGITVGNSLRRMLLSSIEGSAVIGAKFEGIYHEFSTIPGVIEDVSEIILNLKQLHLKMDGQDEIKRLYLKKNEAGEVTGKDFNSDPDVVIMNPDHHLATLDATGNLEMEVIVTRGRGYVPADRHDLANESVQMIPVDALFSPIHKVNYLVEKTRVGQSTDFDQLVMEVWTSGAISPEDAVAYAAKIVKDHMQIFINFDEEPEPAQPQVDEKKQKTLTNLSKSVEELELSVRSYNCLKNANIQTIAELVQKGDTEMLKTRNFGRKSLNEIKEILEEMGLGLGMKLEEDDLKQISALRKKKELEPEPVEKP
- the rplQ gene encoding 50S ribosomal protein L17 translates to MRHLKSGRTLGRTSAHRKALFRNMVTSLIFHERITTTLAKAKELRSHAEKTITLGKKGTLHARRQALRVVKSKEAFQKLFGPLSERYAERNGGYTRILKLGNRRGDDAPMAIIELVDREGDAPVEEPKKGKGKKAETKKSEPKKAEAKKKEEEAPKKAESKAKAKKEEEPKEEKPKADKKDDAKE
- a CDS encoding YkgJ family cysteine cluster protein, whose translation is MPAKIKQPWDQCQFCMPAKCCTYFAFEIDEPESRKDYEALLWQIAHKGVTFYIERNSWYIMVDSRCKFLTENNQCSIYETRPYICREHSIESCEYTANEYGFTEHFKSYDELLDWIKENTNYRIKRHPSLPEPKDQEWQPVLPNNGN
- a CDS encoding tetratricopeptide repeat protein, whose translation is MKKVLIFPIFFILVLAPKVWSSSNEKMVCAASIKPVDGNVKIIQKNKCGVPPKALEYLELQLGLKGKNFYDLGDDLFFYRTEIHQWLSSFQELTENMEREKPGGEKVNKILDLVNKGEFKDALKNIDVLISMASKNPKIQSVHIFNRGKILELGFKPIDALVDYKRAFLKNPDYFPNFKALVSLLLAQNKFAEAENILKQALIEGNSIKGLSPMDIHLRRSFVLNVLGNVFLSTNRLKEAEEVYLEAQQSYKKFSGPNFFLLQPNKSATMNNLGVLYKEKNQLKKAETYFKKVIKLRKKEGNEVQGGEGLSTVSAMFNLGDVYLNTYNLKNAEEMFLSAWAIQEHSFKKDVQVFRHHIKDTRSHLIYYYIVSNRFGEAEALAKRSLKEYQKFAEKYIEAYQPYIASVRTSLGAVYKATHRLQEAEEMITKGLETFKAFGKKDPAAFSGAVPPVVLELGKIFVQTLRFEKGEKYLVEALKYYRRLSKANPDVFLPGIARTQLEMGRNFQLTLRFEKAEIAFNQSYEIFNKLAKINFRVFKPYVASVKSFLASIYLETHRYEEARESLAEALEIFKEKAKVNPQLFLFPVAHTLNGIGKLYQSEEKYKEGKQAVEESLKIFDILIRKNPKAFLPDKAKALFYFSSLVYAEAKSKRREAKSVNIGSVSLFQMLNPGSYMGDPTNAINFSHDYIEKMRKLRIAEKANLESLEIFKKYSKASPQEFLPLIARGLMVKAAILLGLSAEEKQGQEFAEEALILNKKLAETNPKVFGHQLADNMEVLVYFAVANENWEKTNALLRKILSIKRTLWQVNPMTFGDSLAKTLLFIGGVNLKQGMESEEICEVLEEAYKVSNKEKLKYIINTLLEEKCIVY